The Virgibacillus siamensis sequence GTACAGCTTTTTTGCCGAAGATATCAATGAATTTACCAATTTTATCCTGAAATAATGTGGGTAACGTTTGGTTTTTAAGTTTATCCATAGCCGGGGCATATCGGAAACCATCTTTAAATCGTTGCTGTAGCGTACTACCAGTCCATGACACAGGATTCCTCGTATATATCAAAATTTTAAACTTTGCTTTTTTGAGTCCAATCTCCCTCAGATACTTTTTCAGATTATTGATACTTTCGTTAGGGAGGGGAAGAATTCCTTCACCTGAAATAACCAATTTTTTTGCGGAACTGTTATTTACAGTCTCTTCAAATTTCTTTAGGTTAAATCTGTCTTTTTTTTCAATTTCATCTTTGGAAAGGACTTTCGGAAACTTATTTACGGCATATTTCCCCGGATCGGGAGAAAATGCACTGCATAAGGCAACACCATGATTTGATTGCCAGCAAGTTGGGTATAAAATTCCTTCGTTTAACAATAATTTGTTATTATTCTCATCATACAAAGTGCTCTGTATGCTTGACGTACCTGTTTTACTCCAACCAACATGCAGAATGACTTCTTTAATATGATTTTTGCTTAACATTATGATTCAGCCTTCCTGTAGGGTTTTAAAATCTCTTTTTTCATATTACCAAAGCCTAATATGCCTGACAAGAAAACGAAGAGACAGTCACCTATAGAGGAGTTTTTTCGCAGTAAAATTCCATCATAATACCACCAATTTATAATTGGGTTCAAAAAACCAAAACAATTAAGGCCGGAGCACCTATGCACCGGCCAGACTTTTACACTAATTCAATATCCTGCACATTACGTTCAACCACACGGGCTCCTTTGATGGATACAATGTCACCACCGGAAGTGGCGAATGCATTCTGATTGATAATCTCATCCATCGCAGCCTTCACTGCTGCCGGATCAACGGGCTCATTTGGTTTGTCCAATGAGTATGTGACCGTTTTACCCTCAACATTCAAAAATTTAAGTTCGAGTTTTTTCAATTTGTCCCCTCCTCCCTGCTTAATTTTGACTTATCCGATGTTTTTCCGATTATTCCCCTGTGATATGAGAGTTGTCTTTACGCTCAACGCTCACAAGCGGACGTTGCTGCAGTGGAGCAACAGCATTTGCAATGGCGAATAATTGGTCTGCTGTCGCAGCAATCTTCACGTTGTTGAAGCTTTTGGATTTAAAAATCGGCTTGCCGGATTCCGGATCTGTTCCATCATCAAGGATCAGACTCAAGCGGGAATCTACCATTTGTGCTACTGCCATGTCGTTCACCTCCCTTCACCCTAATAATCGTGTTCAGGGCAAAGATGGTGGCAGAATTATTATAAAAATTTTTACGTGGAAAATGCCACTTTTATCGTTTACGGAACGATATTAAATAAAAAAAGTATTTTCTGCTTTAGCAGAAAATGACCTTCATAAGTGAATATAAATAAGTGTGGAAATCATGGAATGCATAATATGGGCTTGCGGCCCTACGGTATAAGAGAATAGATATCAATCCTCTGAGATGTCATCCATATCATGATCATCATTATCGTCAGCTTCATTACTTCCATCATCATCGTCAAGATCGTCGTCATCATCCCCGGCATTTTTGGAGAACCAGGATACGGAGGTGGCTTTTTTCGTTGCTTCCTGCACATAGACATGGGCGCCTTCAGTTCGTTTCTCTACGGTCACTTTATAGACGATTCCATGATCTGTATTTAACTTCTTAATATTGGAGACATTTCCATCTAACTGGTTTTTGGCGATGTTCGTTAGCTGCCCCATTGAGATTCTCATATTCTTTTCCTTATCACCGGTAGATTTTTTCGAGCTTTTTACTACTTTGGACGAAATAATTTTTCCTTCTTTTAAGTCATAGATGATCTGATATGTGCGGTTTTTCTTTTTCACCTGTGCATTTGCGACTGCATCACCGGACTTCCTGATAGATAATACGTTTCCTTTGAATTCCTGTTGAATGTTTTTTTCCGCTGCATCCAATGCCATAAAATGTTGTTTCTTTTCTTTAAGTCTTTTAACATTGCTGACTTTTTTAGTATGGCCGTTGACAGTAAGCTGATAAATTCCCTTTTCATTTTCGATGGATATTGTGTAATTGCCTTTTTTATCTTCCTTACTTTTAATAACCTTTCCATCATACAGTCCAGCAGCAATCGCTTCCGCTTCTTCTGTGGAGATTGCGGTGGTGTTGTCATCGATGAAAACCTGGAAAAATAAAAAGGATACCCCTGCAAAAATAACGGACAGTAGAGCCAATTTTAATTTCATTTACTGCACCTCCGATATTGGCAGACTTACAATAAATGTTGTTCCGTGACCTTCTTTACTAATGAGTGAAATCGATCCGCCATGCCGTTCGCTGATTCGTTTTGCTATGAATAGGCCAAGTCCTGTTCCACCGGATTTCCGGCTGCGATTTTTGTCAACGCGATACATTCGATCAAAAATGTATGGTTGTGCTTCTCCCGGGATGCCGATTCCCTTATCTGTAATGCTCAACTCCACACATCCCTCTTGTTCCCTTAGTTTGACCTGAATAACGTCATTACTGTATTTGTTGGCATTATCCAGAAGAATTACGAGCAGCTGGACGAAGCTTTGTTCATGAATTTCCGCAACAATCTGTTTTGGTTCTGTTGTCCAGATAATTTCATTCTTATAGGTCCTGGATAAACGTTCAATCGTGCTGCCTACAATCGGGACGATATCCATCCGTTCTTTCGCAAATTCACCCAATTTTTCCGCTGATGCAAGCTGAAGCAGCTGTTCCGTCATAAACTTCATACGGGCGGATTCCGATTCAATGGAATTAATTGCTTCCTCCAACACTTCCGGGCGTGTCGAACCCCATCGTTTCAATAAACTGACATAGCCTGAAATGACGGTTAAGGGAGTCTTTAATTCGTGTGAGGCATCTGATACAAATTGTTCCTGTTTCAAATAACTGTCTTCCAGCTTTCGCATCATTGAATTAAACGTCATACCAAGCTGATTTAATTCATCGCGTTTGCTTTTGGTGATTTCAATTTGCTGGTAGGACTCCTCTTCTTCAATCGTTTTCATGGTACTTATAAACCGATGAATCGGGCGGGTAATCACACCGCCAAGCACCCATCCCGCAATGCAAAGAATCCCGATAACAAGAAAGGAGGTAAAGACTAACACTCCTTTTAAGTCTTCAAGATTAGAAAACATCCCATCAGCGTTTTGGATTATCTGCAAATTCACGATAGAGCCATTATCATGAATGATTGGTGTTGAAA is a genomic window containing:
- a CDS encoding PepSY domain-containing protein; translation: MKLKLALLSVIFAGVSFLFFQVFIDDNTTAISTEEAEAIAAGLYDGKVIKSKEDKKGNYTISIENEKGIYQLTVNGHTKKVSNVKRLKEKKQHFMALDAAEKNIQQEFKGNVLSIRKSGDAVANAQVKKKNRTYQIIYDLKEGKIISSKVVKSSKKSTGDKEKNMRISMGQLTNIAKNQLDGNVSNIKKLNTDHGIVYKVTVEKRTEGAHVYVQEATKKATSVSWFSKNAGDDDDDLDDDDGSNEADDNDDHDMDDISED
- a CDS encoding DUF2922 domain-containing protein, with the translated sequence MKKLELKFLNVEGKTVTYSLDKPNEPVDPAAVKAAMDEIINQNAFATSGGDIVSIKGARVVERNVQDIELV
- a CDS encoding DUF1659 domain-containing protein; translated protein: MAVAQMVDSRLSLILDDGTDPESGKPIFKSKSFNNVKIAATADQLFAIANAVAPLQQRPLVSVERKDNSHITGE
- a CDS encoding ATP-binding protein; its protein translation is MSLRTRIQLSITFLLVILLLIANTTIYLMFKNASIKSEQELLQSTASHIIEELNKGGNSTNEEVLHTFLISDGVIRLVNRKGDSDLNLTRENSYKKIQTSFRNDQFEGVLTYNGSKFILVSTPIIHDNGSIVNLQIIQNADGMFSNLEDLKGVLVFTSFLVIGILCIAGWVLGGVITRPIHRFISTMKTIEEEESYQQIEITKSKRDELNQLGMTFNSMMRKLEDSYLKQEQFVSDASHELKTPLTVISGYVSLLKRWGSTRPEVLEEAINSIESESARMKFMTEQLLQLASAEKLGEFAKERMDIVPIVGSTIERLSRTYKNEIIWTTEPKQIVAEIHEQSFVQLLVILLDNANKYSNDVIQVKLREQEGCVELSITDKGIGIPGEAQPYIFDRMYRVDKNRSRKSGGTGLGLFIAKRISERHGGSISLISKEGHGTTFIVSLPISEVQ